A stretch of Fusarium poae strain DAOMC 252244 chromosome 2, whole genome shotgun sequence DNA encodes these proteins:
- the LSM7 gene encoding Sm-like protein lsm7 (BUSCO:58488at5125), with protein sequence MSDRPSHRGGRGQGSHPRGGRGGGRGGGGAGGAQQERERPKKENILDLAKYMDKQITVKFNGGREVKGTLKGYDALMNLVLDDVHEVVRDDEGNESTRSLGLVVVRGTLLVLVSPVDGSEEIANPFVQTEDD encoded by the exons ATGTCTGATAGACCCTCACACCGAGGTGGCCGCGGCCAAGGATCGCATCCTCGAGGTGGCCGCGGAGGAGGTCGCGGAGGAGGCGGCGCGGGAGGTGCTCAACAGGAGCGCGAGAGGCCTAAGAAGGAGAACATCCTTGACCTGGCCAAATACATGGATAAGCAGATCACGGTCAAGTTCAACGGTGGCCGTGAGG TCAAGGGCACGCTGAAGGGCTATGACGCTCTCATGAACCTGGTTCTCGATGATGTACATGAGGTTGTTCGAG ATGACGAAGGCAACGAGTCTACTCGATCCCTAGGCCTTGTGGTTGTACGAGGCAccctccttgtccttgttaGCCCCGTCGACGGCAGTGAAGAAATTGCCAACCCCTTTGTTCAAACGGAGGATGATTGA
- a CDS encoding hypothetical protein (BUSCO:23653at5125): protein MGHTSDSEPTKRKRDVDDAGGPGRAQHAPTSLQGVPGYIHYLSRSNASHLSLVQGDADTFADIIGLIGEYENVLDRHESLAASLGAKLTGPRLLRGIEKFFDGPIKTTPLQPFSNPISWLDVVSFARSNPKDFNLVQKTDGSRCCQFILKGSQVEILEDDWRLVWSGALDRFPLDHPLEEDETAELATLDILEQRTSILYKKADEVAARARILNHRLGQRKQDIRRRRSTQDPSTSRYQSANNTTSNASQRTATNFGAGYDLHADLLQQFLTASASPPPSRSTSVTGIPITALGQPSPSHSTAQSQTHGSRYGHTVETIVQPAIDSREAAFRPLIAQRTDQLGKGDVITPPCDRCRRLRVECVKHLTACSGCTKKHAKCSWKTVTDEEFRQLKREMGLRDEMDVDGQSDTGPSTETLDPKDGLSNRVGDRQDTAKTPGERTPGTYGTDEGSRPPSRDNGHLPSTMEPSTASMHRFDLSAERHRLPFGISQTARSDHGNHSAETPQTGTNAAGVTSSLTIASNIRIAPLAFYA from the exons ATGGGTCATACTTCAGACTCGGAACCCACGAAACGGAAGCGTGACGTCGATGATGCTGGTGGTCCAGGACGTGCTCAGCATGCGCCTACATCTCTCCAAG GCGTTCCCGGCTACATCCATTATCTCTCAAGATCAAATGCCTCCCACTTGAGCCTCGTTCAGGGCGATGCCGACACCTTTGCCGACATCATCGGCCTCATTGGCGAATATGAGA ATGTCCTAGATAGACATGAAAGCCTTGCAGCAAGTCTTGGAGCCAAACTCACTGGTCCACGACTTTTAAGGGGTATTGAAAAGTTTTTCGATGGTCCCATTAAAACAACACCACTCCAGCCATTCTCCAACCCCATAAGCTGGCTTGACGTTGTCAGTTTCGCTAGATCAAATCCCAAGGACTTCAACCTCGTTCAGAAGACAGACGGCTCCCGATGCTGCCAGTTCATCCTCAAAGGTTCACAGGTTGAGATTCTGGAAGATGACTGGCGCTTGGTGTGGTCTGGTGCGTTGGATCGGTTTCCCCTCGATCATCCtcttgaggaggatgagacAGCGGAATTGGCGACATTGGATATTCTAGAGCAAAGAACGTCCATCCTTTACAAAAAGGCTGACGAAGTAGCGGCAAGAGCACGTATACTCAACCATCGCCTTGGTCAACGAAAACAAGACATTCGCCGGCGTCGTAGCACGCAAGACCCATCAACATCGCGATATCAGTCCGCGAACAATACAACAAGTAACGCTTCTCAACGGACAGCCACTAACTTCGGTGCTGGGTATGATTTGCATGCAGATTTGTTGCAGCAATTCCTCACAGCTTCAGCGTCACCACCCCCATCGCGATCAACATCAGTTACAGGAATTCCTATAACCGCACTAGGCCAGCCATCACCATCTCACAGCACAGCTCAGTCTCAAACACATGGGTCACGATATGGCCATACCGTGGAAACGATAGTGCAACCTGCAATAGACAGCCGCGAGGCAGCTTTCCGACCCCTGATCGCACAAAGAACTGATCAGCTAGGCAAGGGAGATGTCATTACACCACCCTGTGATCGGTGTCGAAGATTACGGGTAGAGTGTGTCAAGCACTTGACGGCATGTTCAGGATGTACTAAGAAGCATGCTAAATGCAGCTGGAAGACAGTCACAGATGAAGAGTTTCGACAGCTCAAAAGAGAGATGGGACTGAGGGAcgagatggatgttgatgggCAATCCGATACTGGACCGAGCACCGAGACACTGGATCCCAAGGACGGACTTTCCAATCGAGTTGGAGATCGACAAGACACTGCTAAGACACCAGGAGAAAGAACACCAGGGACATACGGGACAGATGAAGGGTCAAGGCCGCCCAGTAGGGACAACGGACATTTACCTAGCACAATGGAGCCCTCGACCGCATCGATGCATCGCTTCGACCTGAGTGCTGAACGACATCGACTCCCATTCGGGATAAGCCAAACAGCTAGATCGGACCATGGCAATCACTCGGCCGAAACCCCGCAAACCGGGACGAACGCTGCAGGCGTGACAAGTTCGCTGACAATAGCTTCGAATA TTAGAATAGCCCCTTTGGCGTTTTATGCATAA
- a CDS encoding hypothetical protein (BUSCO:10614at5125), producing MGGQSPRAIEPWEMLVRVKRRKLGQEAALSSTLYTTDHGDIAVSTGRSTTSSRVSEAQGTRSKKSLNVDSPSFTPAGIGSKKPTFSSQAASAPAFTPRGLGSATPVGLQDGDNSLFNPASVREFTPTFDINNTTATNGSAQDGGISYDPFTANQGLATPQFNPYAEDPALGAHGPGYFQAQNAFATPVQPLQHHLYFPVAPHRDDLMSYHRVPHDFFLPEKEREEIARKLEAAGQVLPNSQLPQLDNYHNLVPLDTTHRKNANIFGYPSWVYKATATKTGNLYCLRRLEGYRLTNEHAIRLVKEWRRINNGSVVTIHDAFTTRAFGDSSLIFVQDYYPLSKTLVEAHLTPSTTHGSRFQAKTSIAENVLWAYISQIANALQSIHSINLAARCIDPSKIILTHTNRIRLSACSILDVVQYDAHRPIQELQQEDFIQFGRLLLCLTTNTLPVHLTNYQMSLEQMSRVYSVEIRDTILWLLTPQQPPAQKGIEEFVRGIAGRINSTFDQNLQALDKANTDVMREIENGRVARLMMKLATINERPEFEGDRAWAENGERYMLKLFRDYVFHQVDNNGKPVLDMGHMLRCMNKLDIGSDERVCLTSRDEQTSFLVSYKELKKMLANAFGELMKGSKSGRGF from the exons ATGGGCGGCCAGTCGCCTCGAGCCATTGAACCATGGGAGATGCTTGTCAGAGTCAA ACGTCGTAAACTCGGCCAAGAGGCTGCACTATCTTCAACACTATATACCACTGACCATGGCGACATCGCGGTATCAACCGGCCGATCTACGACGTCAAGTCGGGTCTCCGAGGCCCAAGGGACGCG ATCCAAAAAATCACTAAACGTCGACTCGCCCTCGTTCACACCCGCCGGCATAGGCAGCAAGAAGCCAACATTCTCTTCGCAGGCTGCAAGCGCCCCTGCATTTACTCCACGTGGATTAGGCT CTGCCACCCCCGTGGGTTTACAAGATGGCGATAATAGCCTCTTCAACCCAGCGTCTGTCCGCGAATTCACACCTACGTTTGACATAAACAATACG ACTGCGACAAATGGCTCCGCCCAAGATGGCGGGATCTCTTATGACCCATTTACTGCAAACCAAGGCCTTGCCACTCCTCAATTTAACCCTTATGCAGAAGACCCTGCGCTCGGTGCCCATGGGCCGGGTTATTTCCAAGCGCAAAATGCATTTGCAACACCCGTTCAACCACTCCAGCACCATCTGTATTTCCCTGTGGCTCCTCATCGAGATGATTTGATGTCCTATCATCGTGTGCCGCACGACTTCTTCCTGCCTGAGAAGGAGCGCGAAGAGATTGCCCGGAAGCTCGAGGCAGCCGGCCAAGTCCTCCCCAACTCTCAGCTACCACAACTCGATAACTACCACAACTTGGTGCCATTGGACACGACCCATCGAAAAAATGCTAATATTTTTGGCTACCCAAGTTGGGTCTACAAAGCTACGGCAACCAAGACAGGCAACCTTTATTGCTTGAGGCGGCTAGAAGGTTACAGATTAACCAACGAACATGCGATTAGACTCGTAAAAGAATGGCGACGTATCAACAATGGCAGCGTAGTGACCATCCACGATGCATTTACGACGCGTGCTTTTGGAGATAGTTCGCTCATTTTTGTGCAAGACTACTACCCTCTCTCAAAGACACTCGTCGAGGCTCACTTAACTCCAAGCACCACTCATGGTAGTCGTTTCCAAGCGAAAACCTCCATTGCTGAAAACGTTCTCTGGGCCTACATCTCACAGATCGCCAATGCTCTCCAATCTATCCATTCGATCAACTTGGCAGCACGTTGCATTGATCCGAGCAAGATCATCTTGACTCATACAAACCGGATTCGTCTCAGTGCATGCTCCATCCTCGATGTTGTGCAGTATGATGCACACCGACCGATCCAGGAACTCCAGCAAGAAGACTTTATCCAATTCGGACGCTTGCTGCTTTGCTTGACAACTAACACGTTGCCAGTACACCTGACCAACTACCAGATGTCGTTGGAACAAATGTCCAGGGTATATTCCGTGGAGATCAGAGATACTATTTTATGGCTTCTCACACCCCAACAGCCCCCTGCTCAGAAAGGCATTGAGGAGTTTGTACGCGGAATTGCCGGGCGCATTAATTCCACCTTTGACCAGAACTTGCAAGCTTTAGACAAGGCCAATACCGACGTGATGCGGGAGATTGAAAATGGAAGGGTTGCgcggttgatgatgaagctcGCAACCATCAACGAACGACCTGAATTTGAGGGGGATCGAGCGTGGGCCGAGAACGGCGAACGCTATATGCTTAAGCTCTTCCGAGACTACGTTTTTCACCAAGTTGATAACAACGGCAAACCAGTCCTGGACATGGGACACATGCTTCGATGCATGAACAAGCTGGATATTGGATCAGATGAGAGAGTCTGTCTCACAAGTCGAGATGAACAGACCAGCTTCCTTGTCAGCTACAAAGAGCTCAAAAAGATGCTGGCGAATGCCTTTGGTGAACTTATGAAAGGGAGCAAGTCAGGACGAGGCTTCTGA
- a CDS encoding hypothetical protein (BUSCO:33493at5125) yields the protein MTSDDEKPFNHTHSPIDHSALIQSRETGDVLPDDTPIQGNVKALPFAKSWVHMFAGGVGGMTAAAITAPLDVLKTRLQSDFYQAQIRAQREAQVQTLGRLNPARSALYHLNDTLKILSSVYKNEGWRALFKGLGPTTVGVVPARSINFYIYGNGKRLISEHFNNGVEAPWVHLSSGVAAGVITSTATNPIWMIKTRLQLDKNVAAGGTQMRKYRNSYDCIRQILRDEGLRSLYRGMSASYLGVVESTMQWMLYEQMKVSLARRHNEIVRSGREKTWWDKTVDWTGKGFAAGSAKLVAAVIAYPHEVARTRLRQAPMENGLPKYTGLVQCFKLVWVEEGLMGLYGGLTPHLMRTVPSAAIMFAMYEGILRLFHTPA from the exons ATGACTAGTGACGACGAGAAACCTTTCAACCATACACATTCGCCAATCGACCACTCGGCACTTATTCAGTCACGGGAGACTGGCGATGTCCTTCCTGACGATACGCCTATTCAGGGCAACGTCAAGGCGTTGCCCTTTGCCAAATCTTGGGTGCACATGTTTGCTGGAGG TGTTGGAGGAATGACTGCTGCTGCGATAACAGCTCCTCTCGATGTGCTTAAAACCCGATTGCAATCCGATTTCTACCAAGCCCAGATTCGAGCCCAACGCGAAGCTCAGGTTCAGACTCTTGGGCGGCTCAACCCCGCTCGAAGCGCACTGTATCATCTCAACGACACCCTCAAAATTCTCAGTTCTGTGTACAAGAATGAGGGTTGGCGAGCACTCTTCAAGGGACTCGGCCCAACCACTGTTGGAGTTGTACCTGCTCGCTCCATCAACTTCTATATATACGGTAACGGAAAGCGTCTGATCTCGGAACATTTCAACAATGGTGTAGAAGCCCCCTGGGTCCATTTATCGTCTGGTGTTGCCGCTGGTGTTATTACCTCGACGGCTACAAACCCTATCTGGATGATCAAGACTCGTCTACAGCTGGACAAGAATGTAGCAGCCGGCGGTACTCAAATGCGCAAGTATCGCAATAGCTACGACTGTATACGCCAGATTCTCCGCGACGAAGGTCTTCGAAGTCTTTACCGTGGCATGAGCGCTAGCTACCTTGGTGTAGTGGAATCCACGATGCAATGGATGCTTTACGAACAGATGAAGGTCTCCTTGGCCCGTAGACATAACGAGATCGTTCGCAGCGGCCGTGAAAAAACTTGGTGGGACAAGACCGTTGACTGGACTGGGAAGGGTTTTGCTGCTGGAAGCGCCAAACTAGTTGCTGCTGTTATCGCTTATCCCCATGAG GTTGCGCGAACGCGATTGCGACAGGCGCCTATGGAGAACGGTTTGCCCAAGTATACCGGTCTAGTCCAATGTTTCAAGCTCGTTTGGGTTGAAGAGGGCTTGATGGGTCTTTATGGAGGCCTGACTCCTCACTTAATGCGAACGGTACCTAGCGCTGCCATCATGTTCGCAATGTATGAAGGTATTCTTCGGCTGTTTCACACGCCCGCATAG